Proteins from a single region of Oryza brachyantha chromosome 6, ObraRS2, whole genome shotgun sequence:
- the LOC102719024 gene encoding potassium channel KOR1, whose translation MHHRLRLASLHLPLPLSLSPSHPINSASFASPRFELQAGSPQTLPSRAKRERERSAHGHLHVPCQRQRPIGRRHFPPLCAQAGMGRGSGSKRRVVVEDDGEVAGSRRMGEEKDEEEYEVDMVRDRIGSSRGSRLALFGSDVRLGRFRPRRRRVAAADGDVGIFQDLVIDPDNKWYRLWERFILVWAVYSSFFTPFEFGFFRGLPRNLFFLDIAGQIAFLIDIVLRFFVAYRDPDTYRMVRNPTSIALRYCKSSFIFDVLGCFPWDAIYKACGSKEEVRYLLWIRLTRTMKITEFFRTLEKDIRINYLFTRIVKLIVVELYCTHTAACIFYYLATTLPESMEGYTWIGSLQLGDYSYSHFREIDLTNRYMTSLYFAIVTMATVGYGDIHAVNIREMIFIMIYVSFDMILGAYLIGNMTALIVKGSRTERFRDKMKEVIRYMNRNKLGKDIREQIKGHLRLQYESSYTEASVLQDIPVSIRAKISQTLYKPYIESIPLFKGCSAEFIQQIVIRLQEEFFLPGEVILEQGSAVDQLYFVCHGSLEGVGIGEDGQEETILMLEPESSFGEIAVLCNIPQPFTVRVCELCRLLRLEKQSFTNILEIYFVDGRRILSNLSESSEHGGRIKQLESDITFHIGKQEAELTLRVNNSAFYGDLHQLKSLIRAGADPKNTDYDGRAPLHLAAGKGYEDVVQFLLHEGVDIDVADKFGNTPLLEAVKQGHDRVATLLFSRGAKLSLKNAGSHLCTAVARGDTDFVRRALAYGADPNSRDYDHRSPLHIAAADGLYLMAKMLIDAGASVFATDRWGTTPLDEGRKCGSRTMMQLLEAAKADELSRFPERGEEVRDKMHPRRCSVFPYHPWDGDGKRREGVVVWIPHTIEGLIRSAQEKLGLAVSGEGAGPRLLGEDGARVQDVDMVHDGQKLFLVGGAGPSE comes from the exons AtgcaccaccgcctccgcttGGCCTCCCTccatctcccgctcccgctctcGCTCTCACCCTCTCACCCTATAAATAGCGCTTCCTTCGCCTCACCCCGCTTCGAGCTCCAAGCCGGAAGCCCACAAACCCTCCCGAGCCGAGCGAAGCGAGAGCGAGAACGCAGCGCACACGGCCACCTGCACGTACCTTGCCAGCGGCAGCGACCGATCGGTCGACGTCACTTCCCCCCACTGTGCGCGCAAGCGGGGATGGGGAGGGGATCGGGGTCGAAGCGAAGGGTCGTggtggaggacgacggcgaggtggcgggGAGTAGGAGGATGGGGGAGGAGAAGGATGAGGAGGAGTACGAGGTGGACATGGTGCGCGACCGGATCGGCTCGTCGCGGGGGAGCCGCCTGGCGCTGTTCGGCTCCGACGTCCGCCTCGGCCGcttccgcccgcgccgccgacgcgtcgcagccgccgacggcgacgtcggcatCTTCCAGGACCTCGTCATCGACCCCGACAACAA GTGGTATCGGTTATGGGAAAGGTTTATACTAGTTTGGGCAGTGTACAGTTCCTTCTTTACGCCATTTGAATTTGGGTTCTTCAGGGGGCTCCCTAGGAACCTCTTCTTCCTGGACATAGCTGGCCAGATCGCCTTCCTCATCGACATTGTTCTGAGGTTCTTCGTGGCCTACCGTGACCCTGACACCTACCGAATGGTTCGCAATCCCACTTCCATTGCTCTTCG ATATTGTAAATCAAGCTTCATTTTTGATGTTCTTGGTTGCTTTCCGTGGGATGCTATATATAAG GCCTGTGGAAGTAAAGAAGAAGTAAGATACCTATTGTGGATTCGGTTGACACGAACTATGAAGATCACAGAATTCTTCAGGACTTTGGAAAAAGACATCCGTATAAATTATCTGTTTACTAGGATAGTGAAACTTATAGTTGTGGAACTCTATTGTACACATACAGCAGCATGCATATTCTATTATCTAGCAACAACACTTCCTGAATCAATGGAAGGATATACATGGATAGGGAGCTTGCAGTTGGGGGATTATAGTTACTCCCATTTCAGGGAGATTGATCTTACCAATCGTTATATGACATCGCTGTACTTTGCCATTGTCACCATGGCAACTGTTG GCTACGGTGACATTCATGCTGTGAATATCAGGGAAATGATATTCATCATGATTTATGTTTCCTTTGATATGATTCTTGGAGCTTATCTTATTGGTAACATGACTGCACTTATTGTCAAAGGCTCGAGAACTGAGCGATTCAGGGATAAGATGAAAGAAGTTATAAGGTATATGAACAGAAACAAGCTTGGAAAGGACATAAGGGAACAGATCAAAGGACACTTGAGGTTGCAGTATGAAAGCAGCTACACTGAAGCTTCTGTCCTTCAGGATATACCAGTTTCTATTCGTGCAAAG ATTTCGCAAACACTGTATAAGCCATACATCGAAAGCATTCCACTGTTCAAAGGATGTTCAGCAGAATTCATTCAACAGATT GTGATCAGACTGCAGGAAGAGTTCTTCCTACCAGGAGAGGTTATTTTGGAGCAAGGGAGTGCAGTTGATCAGCTGTACTTCGTCTGTCATGGTTCACTG GAAGGTGTTGGCATTGGTGAAGATGGTCAGGAAGAGACCATTCTAATGCTAGAGCCTGAAAGTTCTTTCGGAGAAATCGCTGTTCTTTGCAACATCCCACAGCCCTTCACCGTGCGTGTCTGCGAACTTTGCCGGCTTTTGCGGCTCGAAAAGCAGTCCTTCACCAACATCCTGGAGATCTACTTCGTGGATGGAAGAAGAATTCTCAGCAACCTGTCTGAG AGTAGCGAACACGGCGGCCGGATCAAGCAGCTGGAGTCCGACATCACGTTCCACATTGGGAAGCAAGAGGCAGAGCTGACGCTGCGGGTGAACAACTCTGCGTTCTACGGTGACCTGCATCAGCTGAAGAGTCTGATCCGTGCAGGAGCCGATCCCAAGAACACCGACTACGACGGCCGAGCTCCTCTG CATCTTGCGGCTGGCAAAGGTTATGAAGATGTCGTCCAGTTCCTCCTCCATGAAGGCGTCGACATCGATGTTGCCG acaAATTTGGCAACACGCCATTGCTGGAGGCGGTGAAGCAGGGGCACGACCGGGTGGCGACGCTGCTGTTCAGCAGGGGAGCGAAGCTGAGCCTCAAGAACGCCGGCAGCCACCTGtgcacggcggtggcgaggggcGACACGGACTTCGTCCGGCGAGCGCTCGCCTACGGCGCCGACCCGAACTCCAGGGACTACGACCACCGCAGCCCGCTccacatcgccgccgccgacggcctcTACCTCATGGCGAAGATGCTCAtcgacgccggcgccagcgTCTTCGCCACCGACCGGTGGGGCACCACCCCGCTGGACGAAGGGCGCAAGTGCGGGAGCAGGACGATGATGCAGCTGCTCGAGGCGGCCAAGGCCGACGAGCTCTCCAGGTTCccggagcgcggcgaggaagTGAGGGACAAGATGCACCCGCGGCGATGCTCCGTGTTCCCGTACCACCCgtgggacggcgacggcaagcgGCGGGAAGGGGTGGTGGTGTGGATCCCGCACACCATCGAGGGGCTCATCAGGTCGGCGCAGGAGAagctcggcctcgccgtctccggcgaAGGCGCGGGGCCGCGGCTgctcggcgaggacggcgcTAGAGTGCAGGACGTCGACATGGTACACGACGGGCAGAAGCTtttcctcgtcggcggcgcgggcccGAGCGAGTAG